A window of the Lolium perenne isolate Kyuss_39 chromosome 7, Kyuss_2.0, whole genome shotgun sequence genome harbors these coding sequences:
- the LOC139834085 gene encoding uncharacterized protein: MEEVLKQIAALSADLKGEFKSGLMAVEARLGSTQASLDATASSLQSIHAWRVGVDTQVSDLTASMDALRKQVDRVVVGVGLSALGSPPGAAASATPPATADAGSSPKEHGSGQSGHGVQHDHRGMTSEQLALTLSSPVTGTKTSQSVLEIVPVTANQHATSASHTTPVPPPADFPRFDGENPMLWQKAAEKYFRLFAVDPSYRVEYATMHFSGNAALWLQSVEHKLASLTWDQWCELLSKHFDRGQYQLLYRQCFRLRQTGTVVAYIEKFDSLMHHMLAYKPDLDPTFFTTRFIEGLSSDIRRVVMIQRPEDLETAVSLALLQEEIEDDVPKFPGQQGLHQRQFSRQSFSPTVRQPAPVHSEDKSAAMSNKVSALKAYRRARNLCFTCGEKYAPGHKCGNTVQLHVVEELLSMLQVSDSEGEACTAETEVFEDAITDSHEVLMSISKQAVNGSEAPRSMRLSGQIQGRDVLILIDSGSSSNFVSENLASKLTGVQQLDNPIKVKVAGGGVLEGNSEIPDCVWTCQGNSFATSLKVLPLQCYDVILGMQWLEEMGLMTTHWQQKWFQFEWKGKICHLQGITANTKQCEHISFPELQGLHQQNSVQYLVQLYFTSEAQSPNTVPHIVAMVLDTYAEIFEEPKGLPPHRKYDHTIPLMPGASPVNLHPYRYSPMQKSEIEKQVKELMAQGVIQLSSSPFASPVLLVGKKDLTWRLCVDFRHLNALTIKNKYPLPVIDELLDELAGAQWFTSLDLRSGYHQIRMAEGEEYKTAFQTHHGHFEYKVMPYGVTGGPATFQGVMNDILAPLLRKYALVFVDDILIYSKSLQEHVKHLESVFSILLKHNLKVKKSKCAFAQQEIRYLGHLISSKGVATDKKKIEPILKCDTSPTYR, translated from the coding sequence CCTCAGCGCCCTGGGCTCGCCGCCAGGAGCAGCGGCTTCGGCGACACCTCCTGCGACAGCTGATGCAGGGTCCTCACCAAAGGAGCATGGCTCTGGGCAATCCGGCCACGGCGTGCAACACGACCACCGGGGCATGACGAGTGAGCAGCTTGCTCTCACCTTGTCGTCCCCGGTCACAGGTACGAAAACCAGTCAATCAGTTCTCGAGATTGTTCCAGTTACTGCCAATCAGCATGCCACTAGTGCATCTCACACCACACCAGTTCCGCCCCCCGCTGATTTCCCCCGCTTCGACGGAGAAAATCCTATGTTGTGGCAGAAGGCAGCCGAGAAGTATTTTCGATTGTTTGCTGTAGATCCTAGTTACAGAGTTGAGTATGCCACTATGCACTTCTCGGGTAACGCAGCACTTTGGCTGCAGAGTGTTGAACATAAATTGGCGAGCCTCACCTGGGATCAATGGTGTGAATTGCTTAGTAAACACTTTGATAGGGGTCAATACCAACTGCTATACCGCCAATGTTTTAGGCTTAGACAAACTGGTACTGTGGTGGCTTATATAGAAAAATTTGACAGTCTAATGCATCACATGTTAGCTTACAAGCCAGATTTAGATCCCACCTTTTTCACTACCCGTTTCATAGAAGGTCTGTCAAGTGATATTCGTAGAGTTGTTATGATTCAACGCCCAGAGGACCTCGAGACTGCTGTTTCCTTGGCCTTATTGCAGGAGGAAATTGAAGATGATGTTCCTAAATTTCCTGGACAACAAGGATTGCACCAGAGGCAGTTTTCTCGTCAGAGCTTTTCACCAACTGTCAGGCAACCTGCTCCGGTCCATTCGGAGGATAAATCTGCAGCTATGTCAAACAAGGTGTCAGCTCTGAAAGCTTACCGTAGGGCGCGGAATTTATGCTTCACATGTGGTGAGAAGTATGCACCAGGACACAAGTGTGGTAACACAGTTCAGTTACATGTTGTGGAAGAACTGTTGTCTATGTTGCAAGTATCTGACTCAGAGGGTGAAGCATGTACAGCTGAAACAGAAGTGTTTGAGGATGCTATCACAGATTCCCATGAAGTGCTGATGTCaataagtaaacaagcagtaaatgGGTCAGAGGCCCCTCGCTCTATGAGGCTATCAGGGCAAATTCAAGGCAGAGATGTCCTCATACTGATTGATTCGGGTTCGTCCAGCAACTTTGTTAGCGAAAATCTGGCATCCAAACTCACAGGTGTTCAACAATTGGACAATCCCATTAAAGTAAAAGTGGCTGGTGGAGGTGTTCTTGAGGGCAATTCAGAAATCCCTGATTGTGTGTGGACCTGTCAGGGCAATTCATTCGCTACTTCGCTGAAAGTACTTCCTCTGCAATGTTATGATGTAATTCTGGGAATGCAGTGGCTTGAGGAGATGGGACTCATGACAACACACTGGCAACAAAAGTGGTTCCAGTTTGAATGGAAAGGCAAGATCTGTCATCTGCAAGGCATCACTGCCAATACTAAGCAGTGTGAGCACATATCCTTTCCAGAGTTACAAGGCCTTCATCAACAAAACTCGGTTCAGTACTTGGTGCAGTTGTATTTTACATCTGAGGCACAATCTCCAAACACTGTACCACATATTGTGGCCATGGTGCTAGACACTTATGCGGAGATTTTTGAGGAACCAAAAGGACTGCCGCCACATCGCAAATATGACCACACTATTCCGCTAATGCCTGGTGCTAGTCCAGTCAATTTGCACCCTTACCGATACAGCCCAATGCAGAAGAGTGAGATTGAGAAGCAAGTTAAAGAGTTGATGGCACAGGGGGTCATCCAACTAAGCTCCAGTCCATTTGCTTCTCCTGTTCTGCTTGTGGGTAAAAAGGACTTGACATGGAGGTTGTGTGTTGATTTTCGCCACCTGAACGCATTAACAATTAAAAACAAGTACCCACTCCCAGTCATTGATGAGTTGTTGGATGAATTAGCTGGGGCACAATGGTTCACTAGTTTGGATCTTCGGTCCGGGTACCATCAAATTCGTATGGCGGAAGGGGAGGAGTACAAAACCGCATTCCAAACACATCATGGCCATTTTGAATACAAGGTCATGCCTTATGGCGTCACTGGAGGTCCTGCCACCTTCCAAGGGGTCATGAATGATATCTTGGCTCCATTGTTGCGCAAGTATGCACTTGTTTTTGTAGATGACATACTTATCTACAGTAAAAGCTTGCAAGAACATGTTAAGCACTTGGAGAGTGTGTTTTCCATCCTCTTGAAACACAATCTGAAGGTGAAGAAATCAAAATGCGCATTCGCTCAACAGGAGATCCGATATCTTGGCCATCTCATCAGCTCAAAAGGCGTCGCCACGGATAAAAAGAAAATTGAACCAATACTgaagtgtgatacgtctccgacgtatcgataa
- the LOC127315825 gene encoding plant-specific TFIIB-related protein PTF2, producing MASTCWSCGEGPVVSDPDSGALVCTSCGRVHDAGAGEFVHNQTFTIDGQLDFSSSKQVYSSENPYLDRKLYLATDVITSTVAPFSLSPTLLREVLEMAQSATDGALASPGTAFLPALAAACAFLVARSHRLPISLAEAAAAASCTTFALADLASRIASRLSLPPLPSFDYSAALERAVEYSGKLREAAGEKTVDILSQARFLLRCASKWSLTTGRHPQPVVAGVIAFAAELNGVTSMSVEEIALEIPAVPYTSRLRYKELVAALVGVAQKLLPWGADVNARNLLLNAPMLLRLMEMRSQSDPSEQFLESFAPDIAGIVQVYSSVDEDESKYLQSVPLDADDLDFKNSGQESEDLKISEGGMSDTYQNILKRIAQLKELGKVGKVANRRKRWKRGLDLEPWMDSLGNGWAKNIPLEEVPDIDIGYDAPPPSFTAGLELKKQRRARIEAAKCRIDEIRNPPAARTASTIDLPSTLQTEDACPPQKNTTGLPSALRNEDACPPQKNIKKRRKRQDPAMDHVTHRNHLAEISNAPDCGRKRRKGGACNGIDWEDCVIELLLLHGANEAEIEQGHYKRLLDLHVFTS from the coding sequence ATGGCGTCGACGTGCTGGTCGTGCGGCGAGGGCCCGGTGGTCTCGGACCCGGACTCGGGCGCGCTCGTCTGCACCTCCTGCGGCCGCGTCCACGACGCCGGCGCCGGCGAGTTCGTCCACAACCAGACCTTCACCATAGACGGGCAGCTCGACTTCAGCAGCTCCAAGCAGGTCTACAGCTCCGAGAACCCCTACCTCGACCGCAAGCTCTACCTCGCCACCGACGTCATCACCTCCACGGTCGCCCCCTTCTCGCTCTCGCCCACCCTCCTCCGGGAGGTCCTCGAGATGGCCCAGTCCGCCACCGACGGGGCCCTCGCCTCCCCGGGCACCGCCTTCCTCCCCGCGCTCGCCGCCGCCTGCGCCTTCCTCGTCGCGCGCTCCCACCGCCTCCCCATCTCCCTCGCCGAGGCCGCCGCGGCCGCCTCCTGCACCACCTTCGCGCTCGCCGACCTCGCGTCCCGCATCGCCTCCcgcctctccctccctcccctccCGTCCTTCGACTACTCCGCCGCGCTCGAGCGCGCCGTGGAGTATTCGGGCAAGCTCAGAGAAGCCGCAGGCGAGAAAACCGTAGACATCCTCTCCCAAGCCAGGTTTCTCCTCCGCTGCGCCTCCAAGTGGTCCCTCACCACCGGTCGGCACCCGCAGCCGGTTGTCGCCGGCGTGATCGCCTTCGCCGCAGAGCTGAACGGGGTCACCTCCATGTCCGTGGAAGAAATCGCCCTGGAGATCCCGGCGGTGCCTTACACTAGCCGCCTCCGATACAAGGAGCTCGTTGCTGCGCTGGTGGGTGTCGCGCAGAAGTTGCTTCCGTGGGGCGCCGATGTCAATGCCAGAAACCTGCTTCTGAACGCGCCCATGCTTCTCCGGCTCATGGAGATGCGGTCGCAGTCCGACCCTTCGGAACAGTTTCTAGAGAGCTTCGCTCCGGACATTGCTGGCATTGTGCAGGTGTACTCATCCGTCGATGAGGACGAGTCCAAGTACCTCCAGAGTGTTCCCCTGGATGCTGATGATTTGGATTTCAAGAATTCTGGGCAAGAATCAGAGGATCTGAAGATCTCGGAGGGAGGCATGTCGGATACTTACCAGAACATCTTAAAGAGGATCGCTCAGCTAAAGGAACTTGGGAAGGTTGGCAAAGTTGCTAACAGGAGGAAGCGGTGGAAGAGAGGGCTGGACCTGGAGCCGTGGATGGATTCGCTCGGTAATGGCTGGGCCAAGAACATACCCCTTGAGGAGGTACCAGATATTGACATTGGCTACGATGCACCTCCTCCATCGTTTACTGCTGGACTGGAGTTGAAGAAGCAGAGGAGAGCACGAATTGAAGCTGCCAAGTGTCGGATCGATGAAATTAGGAACCCTCCTGCTGCTCGTACTGCAAGTACAATTGATTTGCCGTCTACTCTTCAAACTGAAGATGCCTGTCCACCCCAAAAAAATACAACTGGTTTGCCGTCTGCTCTTCGAAATGAAGATGCCTGTCCACCCCAAAAAAATATCAAGAAAAGGCGAAAGAGACAAGATCCTGCCATGGATCATGTCACTCACAGAAACCATCTGGCAGAGATCTCAAATGCTCCTGACTGTGGGAGGAAGAGACGGAAAGGAGGCGCATGTAATGGTATTGACTGGGAAGATTGTGTTATCGAGCTCCTGTTGTTACATGGTGCAAATGAAGCAGAGATAGAACAAGGCCATTACAAAAGATTGTTGGATTTGCATGTCTTCACTTCATAA
- the LOC127316596 gene encoding peroxidase 55 has product MEKQSRSMLALVAVSLVVAMLPSSQAAYGGDGLSKDYYSSSCPGLLSFVREEVTRKKNETVVTIPAVLRLFFHDCFVNGCDASVLIASPNNDAEKNSEDDDSLAGDGYDTVNRVKARVERECPGVVSCSDILALAARDVVSLADGPYWTVELGRRDGLVSKASDVDGKLPGPDMKVKELTAIFKNSGLSQWDMVVLSGAHTVGFAHCTRFYKRLYSFNSTHETDPWFNQAYAQQLMEACPRNVSATIAVNMDPVSPIKFDNEYYTNLVNGLGLFTSDQVLYKDNASQKIVQEFSANQTKFFEAFTESMIKLGRVGVKTGNSGDIRRDCTAFNH; this is encoded by the exons ATGGAGAAACAGAGCAGAAGCATGCTCGCTTTAGTGGCCGTGTCCTTGGTCGTCGCAATGCTGCCGTCCAGCCAGGCGGCATACGGCGGCGACGGCTTGTCAAAGGACTACTACAGCTCGTCGTGCCCTGGGCTGCTGTCCTTCGTGAGGGAGgaggtgacgaggaagaagaacgagACGGTGGTCACCATCCCAGCAGTGCTCCGCCTCTTCTTCCACGACTGCTTCGTCAAC GGCTGTGACGCTTCAGTCCTAATAGCCTCTCCCAACAACGATGCCGAGAAGAACTCGGAGGACGATGACTCCCTCGCCGGCGATGGTTACGACACAGTCAACCGGGTCAAGGCTAGGGTCGAGAGGGAGTGCCCCGGCGTGGTCTCCTGCTCCGACATCCTTGCCCTTGCCGCCAGAGACGTTGTCAGCCTG GCAGATGGCCCATACTGGACTGTGGAGCTCGGGCGCCGCGACGGCCTTGTCTCCAAGGCCAGCGACGTGGACGGCAAGCTTCCTGGCCCTGACATGAAAGTCAAGGAGCTCACCGCCATCTTCAAGAACAGCGGCCTGTCCCAGTGGGACATGGTCGTGCTCTCTGGTGCGCACACAGTCGGGTTCGCCCACTGCACCCGCTTCTACAAGCGGCTGTACAGTTTCAACAGCACCCACGAGACTGATCCGTGGTTCAACCAGGCCTACGCGCAGCAGCTCATGGAAGCATGCCCGCGCAACGTCAGCGCAACCATTGCCGTAAACATGGATCCCGTCAGCCCGATCAAATTCGACAACGAGTACTACACCAACCTCGTCAACGGCTTGGGCCTCTTCACCTCTGACCAGGTGCTCTACAAGGACAATGCATCACAAAAGATAGTGCAGGAATTTTCCGCGAACCAGACAAAATTCTTCGAGGCGTTCACGGAATCCATGATCAAGCTGGGGAGAGTAGGGGTGAAGACTGGAAACAGTGGAGATATCAGAAGAGACTGCACTGCCTTCAACCACTAG
- the LOC127316595 gene encoding non-specific lipid transfer protein GPI-anchored 1 produces MARRWQLAAVLFLALSTATTSMAQDALQTKCQDDLSKLSDCMDYATGHEDSPSAKCCDDTSETQKERPECLCYIIQQVHSGTHGVQNLGLRFDRLLAQPAACKLTHANVSLCINLLHLTPSSPDYAMFANASKITPSPAAPASASTANGGFKVPTGLGYGVVAAAVVSAVFSSIF; encoded by the exons ATGGCGCGGCGGTGGCAGCTGGCGGCGGTGCTTTTCCTGGCCTTGTCGACGGCGACGACGTCCATGGCGCAGGACGCGCTGCAGACTAAGTGCCAGGACGACTTGTCGAAGCTGTCAGACTGCATGGACTACGCGACGGGGCACGAGGACTCGCCGTCGGCCAAGTGCTGCGACGACACGTCGGAGACGCAGAAGGAGCGCCCCGAGTGCCTCTGCTACATCATCCAGCAGGTGCACAGCGGCACCCACGGCGTCCAGAACCTCGGCCTCCGCTTCGACCGCCTCCTCGCGCAGCCCGCCGCCTGCAAGCTCACGCACGCCAACGTTTCCCTCTGCATCA ACCTACTGCACCTGACCCCGAGCTCACCAGACTACGCAATGTTTGCCAACGCCTCCAAGA TTACTCCGTCTCCTGCCGCCCCGGCGAGCGCCAGCACCGCCAACGGCGGATTCAAGGTCCCAACGGGGCTCGGCTACGGCGTCGTGGCAGCGGCCGTGGTCTCCGCGGTCTTCTCATCCATCTTCTAA